CGAACTCGGCAGAGCGGTCCTCGCCTAGCAGCCCGATGGCATCCGCCCGGCACTGGCGGCAGTGACGCATCTGCTTGATCTTCGGCTCGCAGATATCCTGCAATTCCTTCCTTTCCCGAGGGGTCGGAGCGCGCATGTTGGCGAAATTGGTACCCGGGACAGGTATCAGGGGCATGATGTTGATGATGTAGGCGCCGAGCTCCTTGACCCTCTTGGCCACCTCATAAATGTGAGCGGCGTTCACCTCCGGCACCATGACGGTGTTCACTTTGACAAGCATGCCCGCTTCAGCTGCCAAACGAACGCCTTCCAGCTGGTTCTGGATTAGTCTCCGGCCCGCTTCCACTCCCCGCAACACCTTGCCCTCATAGACCACGAAGGAGTACATCTTCGCCGCCACATCAGGATCGATCGCATTGATGGTGACTGTAACGAACTTCACTCCCAGCTGCTTGAGCCGCTGCACGTTCTGAGGCAGGTTCAGGCCGTTGGTGCTCAGGCAGAGGGTCATCTCTGGGAATTCCTTGCCAACCAGCTCCAAGGTGCGGAAGGCCGCCTCATTGGCCAGCGGATCTCCCGGACCGGCGATCCCGATGACGCTCAGGTAGGGCACCTTCTCTTTCACATAGCGGATTTTGGCCACGGCCTGCTCGGGGGTGAGCACTTCGCTCGTCACCCCGGGCCTGGACTCGTTCGTACAGTCGTACTTGCGATTGCAGTAGTTGCACTGAATGTTGCACGCCGGCGCCACTGGAAGATGCATACGGGCGAACTGAGAGCAGGCCTTCTCGTTGTAACAGGGATGGGTGTCAAGGAGCTTCTGCAGCTCCGGGTCGACCTCTTCGCTCATCTTTGCCTACCTCTCTCCGATGCCAGCTGAACGGCCTTTGTAATTAAGCCCATTAGCTAATAACCTTCGCTTCCATCGATGTTAACGTCGCTGGGTTGGACGACTAGATGGCAGTCTCAATGCCAGGTCATCG
This window of the Methanomassiliicoccales archaeon genome carries:
- the nifB gene encoding nitrogenase cofactor biosynthesis protein NifB; its protein translation is MSEEVDPELQKLLDTHPCYNEKACSQFARMHLPVAPACNIQCNYCNRKYDCTNESRPGVTSEVLTPEQAVAKIRYVKEKVPYLSVIGIAGPGDPLANEAAFRTLELVGKEFPEMTLCLSTNGLNLPQNVQRLKQLGVKFVTVTINAIDPDVAAKMYSFVVYEGKVLRGVEAGRRLIQNQLEGVRLAAEAGMLVKVNTVMVPEVNAAHIYEVAKRVKELGAYIINIMPLIPVPGTNFANMRAPTPRERKELQDICEPKIKQMRHCRQCRADAIGLLGEDRSAEFAQFTCAAEEAPSGEPITIEMEGKTRHKVAVASSDGRNVDLGFGQTESFYSFLVEAGNLIQLGMIEVEAKMDTPMMGSAHREKLEGMAAALEGHDAIVATEFGERAVKALKDRGMAAYQITGDVEKAVLESVDRLYKKRAETFE